A window from Moritella yayanosii encodes these proteins:
- a CDS encoding HIT domain-containing protein, producing the protein MTQFVLHPQLAADTSLVGEFPLCQVLLANDGNFPWLILVPKINNISEFHELTDEQQVQFLSESNAVSKLLKDGLSADKINIAALGNMVPQLHIHHVARFKHDACWPKPIWGQIPAISRTAQQTLQLVTMISSKLQAGFVTHKG; encoded by the coding sequence GTGACACAATTTGTATTACATCCACAACTTGCTGCTGATACCAGCCTTGTTGGTGAATTTCCATTATGTCAGGTCCTACTGGCTAATGATGGTAATTTTCCATGGTTAATTTTAGTACCTAAAATTAATAATATCAGCGAATTTCATGAATTAACTGATGAACAACAAGTTCAGTTTTTATCTGAATCTAACGCTGTCAGTAAACTATTAAAAGACGGATTAAGCGCCGACAAGATCAATATTGCAGCGTTAGGTAATATGGTGCCACAGTTACATATCCATCATGTTGCACGCTTTAAACACGATGCTTGCTGGCCGAAACCAATTTGGGGTCAAATACCAGCAATCAGTAGAACAGCGCAACAGACCCTACAATTAGTCACCATGATTTCAAGTAAGCTTCAAGCTGGCTTTGTCACTCATAAAGGTTAA
- a CDS encoding DUF3820 family protein yields the protein MSQQALIEAINTMMPFGKYRGRLLLELPEPYLVWFHSNGFPDSKLGQQLALMYEVKLNGLESMLAPLLKRPSVYLNNEGK from the coding sequence ATGTCACAACAAGCATTGATTGAAGCAATTAATACCATGATGCCATTTGGTAAATACCGAGGACGTTTATTACTTGAATTGCCTGAACCTTATTTAGTTTGGTTTCACAGTAATGGCTTTCCAGATTCTAAACTAGGGCAACAACTTGCACTCATGTATGAGGTAAAGCTGAATGGACTGGAGTCAATGCTCGCGCCATTATTGAAACGACCATCGGTGTATTTGAATAATGAAGGGAAATAA
- a CDS encoding tRNA-uridine aminocarboxypropyltransferase: MSKRKKCTVCDKALAACICQHITVIDSDIELIILQHPSEVKNAIGTARILNLSLPQCQIIIGEDFTDNTQINDILNDRARQCFLLYPSEESIAAEYLAGNESSNRDANIKRTFILLDGTWRKAFKMYQSSINLQKLPAVRLNAEQQSQYTIRQTSVEGGLSTVEAGFLLLSTLDKDKEKYQPLLTAFEYMINFQIAKMPAGLFNKNYK, from the coding sequence GTGAGCAAAAGAAAAAAGTGTACTGTATGTGATAAAGCATTAGCCGCGTGTATATGTCAGCACATAACAGTGATCGATTCTGATATTGAACTAATAATATTACAACACCCAAGTGAAGTTAAAAATGCGATCGGTACTGCTCGTATTCTCAACCTTTCATTACCACAATGTCAAATTATAATTGGTGAGGATTTTACTGATAATACTCAGATTAATGACATATTAAATGATCGGGCAAGACAATGTTTTTTGCTTTATCCGAGCGAAGAAAGTATTGCAGCGGAGTATTTAGCGGGTAATGAAAGTAGCAATCGAGACGCGAATATTAAACGTACCTTTATTTTGCTTGATGGTACGTGGCGTAAAGCGTTTAAAATGTATCAATCATCAATAAATTTACAAAAACTGCCAGCTGTGCGATTAAATGCAGAACAACAAAGCCAATATACAATAAGACAAACGTCTGTTGAAGGCGGTTTATCGACTGTTGAAGCGGGTTTTTTATTGCTTTCAACCTTAGACAAAGATAAAGAGAAATATCAGCCTTTGCTGACTGCATTTGAATATATGATTAATTTTCAAATAGCGAAAATGCCAGCCGGATTGTTTAACAAAAATTACAAATAG
- the ihfB gene encoding integration host factor subunit beta, which yields MTKSELIERLCTANSQLATKDVELSVKAILDQMVDTLATGDRIEIRGFGSFSLHYREPRVGRNPKSGEKVELEGKYVPHFKPGKELRDRVNASL from the coding sequence AAAATCAGAACTAATCGAACGTCTTTGCACTGCAAATTCGCAGCTGGCGACTAAAGATGTTGAATTATCTGTGAAAGCTATACTTGATCAGATGGTAGATACTTTAGCTACTGGTGATCGAATTGAAATTCGGGGTTTTGGAAGTTTTTCTCTACATTACCGTGAACCTCGAGTTGGGCGTAATCCTAAGTCAGGTGAAAAGGTTGAATTAGAGGGCAAATATGTTCCTCATTTTAAGCCAGGTAAGGAACTTCGAGATCGTGTTAACGCTTCTTTATAG
- the pyrF gene encoding orotidine-5'-phosphate decarboxylase, producing the protein MLQDSKVVVALDYADEASALNFVDKINPSQCRLKVGKEMFTLFGPEFVRKLVARDFDVFLDLKFHDIPNTVAKAVAAAAELGVWMVNVHACGGQRMMEAAKAALVPYGDKAPILIAVTVLTSMEQEDLAQMGVNITPAEQVIRLATLTQKSGLDGVVCSSQEAAMLKEALGKSFQLITPGIRPAGSAAGDQRRIMTPVEAVAAGADYLVIGRPITQAESPMQVLTEINDSLAS; encoded by the coding sequence ATGTTGCAAGATAGTAAAGTAGTTGTCGCACTTGATTATGCTGATGAAGCAAGTGCATTAAATTTTGTTGATAAGATTAATCCTAGCCAATGTCGTCTGAAAGTAGGCAAAGAAATGTTCACATTATTTGGACCTGAATTTGTGCGTAAATTAGTTGCGCGTGACTTTGATGTGTTCTTAGATCTTAAGTTCCATGATATTCCTAACACGGTGGCGAAAGCCGTCGCCGCAGCTGCAGAGCTTGGTGTATGGATGGTGAATGTACATGCGTGCGGTGGCCAGCGGATGATGGAAGCGGCAAAAGCGGCATTAGTACCTTATGGTGATAAAGCACCAATCTTGATCGCCGTGACTGTGCTAACCAGTATGGAACAAGAAGATTTAGCACAAATGGGCGTTAATATTACCCCTGCGGAACAAGTTATTCGTTTAGCGACGCTAACACAAAAAAGTGGTTTAGACGGTGTTGTTTGTTCTTCACAAGAAGCAGCAATGCTTAAAGAAGCATTGGGTAAGTCATTCCAGTTAATTACGCCAGGCATTCGCCCTGCAGGCAGTGCCGCGGGTGATCAACGCCGTATCATGACGCCAGTTGAAGCGGTAGCTGCTGGTGCAGACTATTTAGTGATTGGTCGTCCTATCACGCAAGCTGAGTCACCAATGCAAGTATTAACTGAAATCAACGACAGCTTAGCAAGTTAA
- the lapB gene encoding lipopolysaccharide assembly protein LapB — MFELLFLLLPVAAAYGWYMGRRNGRYLQQDKQHTISREYVTGLNFLLSDQPDKAVDLFIDLLDVDSETIDTHLALGNLFRQRGEVQRAIKIHQNLIARPSLTHEQRNLALLQLARDYLAAGLVDRAEELFLKLIDEPEHRQVALSQLIIIYEQTKEWEQAIAIGNKLKKMGDAKIERKIAHFYCSLAASPAMLDEPKKRLTSLKKALQYDKHCVRASIMLADLHIEQDEHKKAIVWLEHVLIQDVDFVTEILQKLKECYVKINNEDGFIHFLNDAQNNKAGISVAIALADFTVNSVGLEPAEKLILNQIVRTPTMKGFYHLMKYQEQAAEEGKAKESLTMLRNLVGEQLKLKPIYRCRKCGFSTKSIYWHCPSCKRWGSIKPIRGLDGE; from the coding sequence ATGTTCGAACTTTTATTTCTTTTACTTCCTGTTGCCGCTGCATATGGCTGGTATATGGGTAGAAGAAATGGTCGCTATTTACAACAAGATAAGCAGCATACGATCTCTAGAGAGTATGTAACCGGGCTTAACTTTTTATTATCAGACCAACCTGATAAAGCGGTTGATTTATTTATCGATTTGCTTGATGTTGATAGTGAAACGATTGATACGCATTTAGCGCTAGGCAATCTGTTTCGTCAACGTGGCGAAGTTCAACGTGCAATTAAGATCCATCAGAATCTCATTGCTCGACCTTCATTGACTCATGAACAGCGGAATCTTGCTTTATTACAATTAGCGCGAGATTATCTTGCTGCGGGCTTAGTGGATCGCGCGGAAGAATTATTTTTGAAATTGATTGATGAACCTGAGCATCGTCAAGTCGCGTTATCGCAACTCATCATTATTTATGAACAAACCAAAGAATGGGAACAAGCGATTGCGATCGGCAATAAGCTGAAGAAAATGGGTGATGCAAAAATTGAACGTAAAATTGCACATTTTTATTGTTCGTTAGCAGCATCACCAGCAATGCTTGATGAACCTAAGAAACGTCTAACGAGTCTTAAGAAAGCCCTACAGTATGACAAGCACTGCGTGAGAGCAAGTATCATGCTTGCCGATTTGCATATTGAGCAAGATGAACATAAAAAAGCGATTGTTTGGCTTGAGCATGTGTTGATTCAAGATGTTGATTTTGTCACCGAAATACTCCAAAAGTTAAAAGAATGCTACGTTAAAATTAATAATGAAGATGGTTTTATCCACTTTCTTAACGATGCCCAAAATAATAAAGCGGGTATCAGTGTCGCTATTGCATTAGCCGATTTTACCGTAAACAGTGTTGGATTAGAGCCAGCAGAAAAATTGATTTTAAATCAAATCGTTCGAACACCGACGATGAAAGGTTTTTACCACCTGATGAAATACCAAGAACAGGCTGCTGAAGAAGGTAAAGCAAAAGAAAGTTTAACCATGTTACGGAATCTAGTCGGTGAGCAGCTTAAATTAAAACCCATTTACCGGTGTCGTAAATGTGGGTTTAGTACTAAAAGTATTTACTGGCATTGTCCATCGTGTAAGCGCTGGGGAAGTATTAAACCAATTCGTGGATTAGATGGCGAGTAA
- the rrtA gene encoding rhombosortase, with translation MQIQHRWLNWFFLGLLCLIIYAISAENITALDYNRESIINGEYWRLISGNFNHTNIYHLLLNLGALAVIGGLHYRYYNSAAYTGLILLLSIGVGVGILWLSPSTHLYVGLSGILHGIIIVGAVIDVTKKYYSGYVLMIGTIIKVINEQLFNSPVEISQLIEARVLTEAHLYGLVTGLIIAPLYVYLNKKKSA, from the coding sequence ATGCAAATTCAACATCGGTGGTTAAACTGGTTTTTTCTCGGGCTATTATGCCTAATTATATATGCCATTTCAGCCGAAAATATAACCGCGTTAGATTATAACAGGGAATCAATTATTAATGGTGAATACTGGCGCTTGATCAGTGGTAATTTTAACCATACCAATATCTATCACCTGCTCTTAAACTTAGGAGCTTTAGCTGTGATAGGCGGCTTACATTACCGTTATTATAATAGTGCCGCATACACAGGGTTGATTTTACTATTATCAATAGGCGTCGGTGTAGGCATACTGTGGTTATCCCCAAGTACGCATTTATACGTCGGCTTATCCGGTATTTTACATGGCATTATAATTGTTGGTGCAGTAATTGACGTGACGAAGAAATATTATTCAGGTTATGTTTTGATGATTGGTACGATTATCAAAGTAATCAATGAACAACTTTTTAATAGCCCAGTAGAAATAAGTCAATTAATTGAAGCTAGAGTGCTCACAGAGGCGCACCTATATGGCCTTGTGACGGGATTAATCATTGCCCCACTTTATGTTTATCTAAACAAAAAAAAGAGCGCCTGA
- a CDS encoding LapA family protein — protein sequence MKSFIFFIIIACTLALAAAFSASNDQLVDFNYLIALDSFKLSSLLIGAFASGLVVAGVCMSLFMMKLRLSLSKFKRKSKRQVVELERLRAAEIKG from the coding sequence ATGAAATCATTTATCTTTTTTATTATTATCGCTTGTACACTGGCGCTGGCAGCTGCATTTTCTGCGAGTAACGATCAGTTAGTGGATTTTAATTATCTAATTGCCCTAGATTCATTTAAGTTATCGTCTTTGCTTATTGGTGCATTTGCATCAGGTTTAGTGGTTGCTGGTGTATGCATGAGCTTATTCATGATGAAATTAAGATTATCGCTTTCGAAATTTAAACGTAAATCAAAGCGTCAAGTTGTAGAGCTTGAGCGATTACGTGCTGCTGAAATTAAAGGTTAA